A single window of Solanum dulcamara chromosome 5, daSolDulc1.2, whole genome shotgun sequence DNA harbors:
- the LOC129889451 gene encoding ubiquitin C-terminal hydrolase 22, whose product MYSSNGLYTNPKPCKHLADYKVKNGLCGYNLIQDCFRTTPYGRTTLEMSKSEIPRCSICSGCQGRFYTCLICSSVLCCLSPESNHALLHSQSQDGHEISVDMERAELYCFVCCDQVYDPDFDKSVMCKHIMGFSRSENGVEESELRLSKRRRLSFGMDLDSKNMKRLFFRKSKSCFPLGLRGLNNLGNTCFMNSVLQVLLHAPPLRNYFLSDRHNREICRKMFSDRLCLPCDIDLMFSAVFSGDRIPYSPAQFLYSWWQHSENHATYEQQDAHEFFISMLDRIHDKEGKASLAIKDNGDCQCIAHRAFYGLLRSDVTCASCGFTSTTHDPCMDISLDLSVCNSSRKDFACKSSKPNESLVGCLDLFTRPEKLGSDQKLYCENCQEKQDALKQMSIKKLPLVLCFHIKRFEHSPTRKMSRKIDRHVQFPFSLDMKPYLSSSIVRKRYGNRIFSFDGDESDVSTEFEIFAVVTHSGMLESGHYVTYLRLRNQWYKCDDAWITEVNEEVVRASQCYLMFYVQKMLYHKSCEDVSCQPMSLRADTFVPIAGCC is encoded by the exons ATGTACTCAAGCAACGGTTTATATACAAATCCAAAGCCCTGCAAGCATCTTGCAGATTACAAGGTGAAAAATGGTTTATGTGGGTACAATTTGATTCAAGATTGTTTTAGGACAACTCCATATGGTAGGACCACCTTGGAGATGTCGAAGTCAGAGATACCCAGATGTAGTATTTGTAGTGGGTGTCAAGGGAGATTTTATACGTGTTTGATCTGTTCATCAGTGCTATGTTGTTTGTCACCTGAATCAAACCATGCCCTTTTGCATAGCCAGTCTCAAGATGGACATGAGATTTCAGTAGATATGGAAAGGGCTGAGCTTTATTGTTTTGTGTGTTGTGATCAGGTGTATGATCCTGATTTTGATAAGTCTGTGATGTGTAAACACATCATGGGGTTTTCAAGAAGTGAAAATGGGGTTGAGGAGAGTGAGTTGAGATTGAGCAAGAGGAGAAGGTTGAGTTTTGGTATGGATTTAGATTcaaagaatatgaagagattGTTTTTTCGAAAGTCGAAATCGTGTTTTCCATTGGGATTAAGGGGTTTGAACAATTTGGGGAATACCTGTTTCATGAATTCTGTGTTGCAAGTGTTGCTTCATGCACCCCCTTTGAGAAATTACTTCCTTAGTGATAGACATAACCGAGAAATTTGCAGAAAGATGTTCTCGGATCGATTGTGTCTGCCTTGTGACATTGATCTTATGTTCTCAGCTGTATTTTCTGGTGATCGGATCCCTTATAGTCCAGCTCAGTTTCTTTACAG TTGGTGGCAGCATTCAGAAAACCATGCTACTTACGAGCAGCAGGATGCTCATGAATTCTTCATTTCAATGCTGGACAGGATCCATGACAAAGAGGGGAAAGCAAGTTTGGCAATCAAAG ATAATGGAGATTGCCAGTGTATTGCTCATAGGGCTTTCTACGGGCTCTTGAGATCTGATGTCACATGTGCATCATGTGGTTTCACTTCAACAACTCATGATCCGTGTATGGACATTTCTCTTGACTTGAGTGTATGCAACTCCAGCCGAAAGGATTTTGCTTGTAAGTCCAGTAAGCCAAATGAATCTCTTGTAGGTTGCTTAGACCTCTTCACAAGACCAGAAAAATTGGGATCCGATCAGAAACTGTACTGTGAAAATTGTCAAGAAAAGCAAGATGCTTTGAAACAAATGTCCATCAAAAAGCTCCCTCTTGTACTCTGCTTTCATATAAAACGGTTTGAACATTCTCCCACCAGAAAAATGTCCAGAAAGATTGACCGCCATGTGCAATTTCCTTTCTCTTTGGACATGAAACCATATTTATCATCTTCAATTGTAAGGAAAAGATATGGGAACAGAATCTTTTCGTTTGACGGTGATGAATCAGATGTTTCTAcagaatttgaaatttttgcAGTGGTCACACATTCAGGAATGTTAGAATCTGGTCACTACGTGACATATTTGCGTTTGAGAAACCAATGGTACAAATGTGACGATGCATGGATAACTGAAGTCAATGAAGAAGTTGTTAGGGCCTCTCAATGTTATCTGATGTTCTATGTACAGAAGATGCTCTACCACAAGAGTTGTGAGGATGTTAGCTGCCAGCCAATGTCCCTACGAGCAGATACATTTGTTCCAATAGCTGGTTGCTGTTAG